A region from the Aegilops tauschii subsp. strangulata cultivar AL8/78 chromosome 5, Aet v6.0, whole genome shotgun sequence genome encodes:
- the LOC109753234 gene encoding putative F-box protein At3g10240: MEACFLPTDLLVEILLRLPPSARRRARLVCKLWHDLVAEHTTEMQSRAKVLLWHAGSAAAYLVGTCNGLLCICDNRGERTGGTVTLVNPATGEKLSIPPLPGAAQFALNYHCQKWDRAYSFAYHPTSGQYKVVHVPCSFDRVCDYDAAHVLTLGEAAWREVPDSNGKRCNLHAGIVSVDGVTYWVTDGGTARIVSLDLDDEHVASSTMALPSLPDKPDDYNLTEVDGRLGVVLRSPSGTREAWVRDKGKWICRYVLRCKWQQIPRPYFAHGEYFLKFEGRLLLYVYSRKSGVVKVSRKDEGRLVAKMKDDSYGSNYQTFAYVKTSEPLGVYDGTK; this comes from the exons ATGGAGGCGTGCTTCCTCCCCACCGACCTGCTGGTGGAGATCCTGCTCCGGCTCCCGCCCagcgcccgccgccgcgcccgcctcGTCTGCAAGCTCTGGCACGACCTCGTCGCCGAGCACACCACGGAGATGCAGAGCCGCGCCAAGGTCCTCCTCTGGCAcgccggctccgccgccgcctac CTGGTGGGCACGTGCAACGGCCTCCTCTGCATATGCGACAACCGCGGCGAGAGGACCGGCGGCACCGTCACCCTCGTCAACCCGGCAACCGGGGAGAAGCTGTCCATCCCGCCGCTACCAGGCGCCGCCCAGTTCGCGCTAAACTACCACTGCCAGAAGTGGGACAGGGCGTACAGCTTCGCCTACCACCCGACGTCCGGGCAGTACAAGGTGGTGCACGTCCCGTGCAGCTTCGACCGGGTCTGCGACTATGACGCCGCACATGTGCTCACGCTTGGGGAGGCGGCCTGGCGGGAGGTGCCGGACTCCAATGGCAAGAGATGCAACCTCCACGCCGGCATCGTCAGTGTCGACGGCGTGACATACTGGGTCACGGACGGCGGCACCGCGAGGATTGTCTCGCTCGACCTCGATGATGAGCACGTCGCCTCCTCCACCATGGCGTTGCCTTCTCTGCCGGACAAGCCTGACGACTACAACTTGACCGAGGTGGACGGGAGGCTGGGAGTCGTCCTCCGCAGCCCCTCGGGGACAAGGGAAGCGTGGGTTCGGGACAAGGGGAAGTGGATCTGCCGGTACGTGCTCAGGTGCAAATGGCAGCAGATTCCACGCCCGTACTTCGCGCACGGCGAATACTTCCTGAAGTTTGAGGGCAGATTGTTGTTGTATGTGTACTCACGGAAGTCCGGCGTCGTGAAGGTTAGTCGCAAGGATGAGGGAAGGCTGGTGGCCAAGATGAAAGATGATAGCTACGGTTCTAACTACCAAACCTTTGCGTATGTCAAGACGTCTGAGCCATTAGGTGTTTACGATGGAACCAAGTAG